CTGAAAAAACATAAAGATCTCTGGTTTAGCCATGGGGACGGCCAGATGAGACTGCCACAGATGAGAACTGCTTATAATCTGCTTTGATAACAGCCGAAGCCATAAGCCCCACAGAGTGACAGGTGCAGCAGCCAATAGGCATCCAGGGGGAAGGTAAGCGGGGTTACAGTCACACACTGTCAGattacagacacaaaacacacacacacacatattaatcAATCAATCTCACATATATTtgtctgtcctcacacacaaaggggagagtgacgagagagagagagagacagagagagagagacagagagagaaagagacagagagagagagagagagagagagagagagaggaggggaggggagggagggacacgagacaaagaaaaacctttttAAAGCTGTCATGAAAATCTATCAATGAAGTTCAGCCTTTCAAAAACTCAAGGTCAATGTTTTTATGATTTGAAAACGCGCATGACCCAGATACACGGGCAGTGAAATTAATGCATCGTGAATTTCTGATTAAGAGTTCTACATCTTAATAGAAAACCCTGTGACGAAAAAGACGTAAGCCCAATGACAATACAACACTGGTATCTGACAGCTGATCAAATTATATTATGGTGCAATAAAAATGACATTGATTTCCCTACTTTATACATACAAATAGTATACATTAATCAAATGTTTATGAAACCTTATTTATACTTATCACGTGCACGTGAGAAATGTCATGATACGCACTCAAGCAGACAATTTATATTAAATTGATCACTAAGTTTATCAAAGGGAAGAATATAGAAAGAGTATGCTCCCTGGATGAAAAAAAGTATGCCGCAAACGACAATAAAACTAGCAGGCACAATCTTAGACACCTTTGGGTCCTCAGAGTAGACATTGCCGCGGTGCTTCTTGGGTTCTTCCTTTCCAGCCCAGGCTCGTAATCTGCAAACATGGGTACGAGAATTATTCGACTTTTTACACATCAAGTCCTTTAGTCACAGCATTTCCTAATATCGGCACAATTTCTGAATATCTTATTAGTGATTTGTGTCAGTAATGTAGCTATACAGCATCCATTTTATCCTCCAGTAGCATTATTTTCACGGTCTATCATACAACGAGCTCCGCAACGTGGAGAGGGCCAGAACATGGCTCTCTGATGGGACTCTGGCtaggatagctagctagctaacgtccgctagaaaaatatttttctgttGTAATTATCATAAAATTACCGAATTAAAACGTGATTCCGCGAATCAGTGTAATTTCATTGTCAGtctgctgtttgttttttaccAACTCAAGACATATGGTCAGAATTGTCTGGCCACGGTGTCAACGTCAGCTTGCTAGCATATTACCAAGTCGAAAGAATGCGAACTGTCTAGGTTTGCTAACGTCGAGTAGTATGTGATCCGTACTTCAGTGCAGGAGTTCGATATAATGTGAAGATGCTTACAGACTGCTTGTCCCATACTTAACACATTAAACTCTTCTGTATCCAATAGGAAAGTGTCGCGGTCTGCGTACAGCCAGGAAGCTGCGTAACCATCGTCGTGAGCAGAAATGGCATGATAAACAGTACAAGAAAGCCCATCTTGGAACTGCTTTGAAGGCTAATCCCTTCGGAGGAGCTTCCCACGCCAAGGGCATCGTTCTTGAGAAAGTGTAAGCATGTGTACCACTATTCGTTGGCGTGACATGCTTGATGGTTTCACATTATTGATCGCTgacatttttttttgtcttcattATAGTGGTGTTGAAGCCAAGCAGCCCAATTCTGCCATCAGGAAGTGTGTCAGGGTCCAGCTCATCAAGAACGGCAAGAAGATCACCGCTTTTGTCCCCAATGATGGTTGCTTGAACTTCATTGAGGTAAATTTGGTTGTTTCCAGTGCCATGGTTTTATACAGGTCTTGTTTCACAGGATGTCTTAAGAATTGCATATGAATTGGTCTTGCCTGTATAATTTGATTGAGCTTAAAGGCCTGTTTTATTTCATGGCCACAAGTGTCTTTAACCTCCCCGATGGTAATGTGTGGTCTGATTTTAATGTCTTCAGGTCTGTTTGTCTAGGTGAAATGCACCCACTGCATGCTATGTCCGCCTCACCATGTGTTGCTTTGTGTTTCAGGAGAACGATGAAGTGCTGGTGGCAGGGTTCGGTCGTAAGGGACATGCCGTCGGTGATATTCCCGGTGTGAGATTCAAGGTGGTCAAGGTGGCTAATGTGTCACTCCTGGCCCTGTACAAAGGCAAGAAGGAGAGACCCAGATCATAGAGTTCAGACCGGAATTCAATAAAAGGATGTTTTTCAGTTCCAGTTAGTGttggtgtgtatttgtttaataTAACAGTATATGCAGCAATACATTTATTGTGGAATTGTGTTAAAGCTGAAGAAGGGGTCGGAAAGGGTTGTGACGAGTTGAGTTTTAAAATACAAGATCAAATTATACACATGACAAGATTGTTGTCTTAAATCAGAGGCGTTAACCCTTTTTGAGAGGCTGTTCAAAAGTATCCCTTTCATTTTGTACTCAAATCTTTTTTTGTTCATGAATAGAAATGTGCGCTACCGACAACAGTTAATGAGAACAAGCATCAGATGCCAGCCCAGCTGTAAACAATCTGTTTGCAGGCCCCACAATTATTCCACCCACGCTGTATTTCAGTTTTGGTATTGTAAATTCTGTTCAAAAAGCTTGTTGGTCAGGTGCTCTTGGATGGTTATGTAATGTAGCAGCTAAAAAGGGTTTACCCCACGGTTATAATTCTTTGCCTCCGTTAGGTGGAAGTTGCACCTGTACCCCCCTCCATTACTGCAGGACTGTGCACAGCCACCTGGATGTGATGGCTGTAGGTTTCAGGGGCAGCTGCTACTATTTCAGCAACAATACCTCTCCATTCCTTTTTGACAAACAGGAGGAAggcatattttagattttgttcGAAATGAGTGAAATTCCGATCCTCACACTTCTATTTCCTGATGAAGCATATCCAGTCTTCATTTACATGTAATGTGAAGCCCTTTTTTCACGCTGGGAGGTTTAACTGGTGGTAGGAGAATTGTGGAAGATAGACTTGTTTGGGTGTTGGTGAGTGGGACTTGACACgtgggaggtgtgtatgtgataGTTAGCCTCATTCTGTTCACTACACAAGCCTggtagtattattatttttgaagTGTCGTACTTCAGATTTGATGATTTTATGAGGACATAGTAGATTATTTAATATGAAGTTTTCACATAATACATGCACATGTATTACATAAAATTACAATACTCGAGTGCTGGAGAAATGATGTCATAATATTGCCACCTAGAGGGGAGTCACTGCCACATTATAaatcccatccctcctccccagcctgtcAGTGAAGGAGGTCACATGGTCATCTAGCAGATTTAGCTAGGAAAGAAGGCTGTGTTGAAGTCCAAACTGTTAACTTGCCTGGTGAGTGGAGAGGGAAGTGACATTATGAGGTTGGAACCTAGCAACCAAGGGGATTTGTTGTGCGTAACCATCTAATCCATGCTGTCCTTTACACACATGTACCACAGAGAAAACACAGGGTCATGATGCTGGACCACACTGTTGGAACCACACTTCTGTGAGGTAGACCTGTCAAAGACAGAACCTCAAGAATCTCTTACATTCTAGGTTCCCTCCCTGTAGACAATGACCAAAACCAGATTAATGGACATAGAATGTGGAATACAATCCTTTAAAAATAGGTCTGGAAAAGGCCTGTGTAAGTGTGTCAGTATGTCTGCAGCCAGAGCAGGGAGTGTCAGAGAGGTTCAGTGGGCCAGAGAGAGGAAACATGGTCAGTCTCATGATCAGGTATTTTTAGTAGCGTGTCTTTATAAATAGCCTCGCATGGAGAAAAACAGAAGCCCCTTAAGCCAGAGAAGGACGCACTAACCACATTTTACTCCAGGTAAAATCAACAAAATGACATAAAAAGCTGTTTTGTCAAGTGGGCATGCTGTGAGAATACACAATGTCATTCTCATGACAATCCATCAGAGGTGCCTGCAAAATAGTCATAAACAACTTGTATTGTTTATGTACATGGAATCTTCCTTGTCTTTTCTTTGGAAATGACATGTAATACTGTTACATTGTGCATGTAAATATCACAGTTAGTGCATTAATTAGTTTTGCAGCATGAAAGTAAAAAAACATACATAAAACTCATTAGACAAGCAAGTGTTGGACCAGTGAAAAAGATGATTCCTACATTTTATACCATATGTGAGAGCATGCTTGGCCTTGTGAAAAACGGTGCAAGTGCCCATCGATTTTGGAAGGGAGGAGCTTTGAAACATGTCAACGAACATTTCACCCACAGAAGAGAAAACGTTTTTCCAGCTAGCCCTCACCATCTCTGGATACATTGCTGTCCAAGCCTAAAACATGGACTTTGACCTGTTAGAAACGGATGGAGATGAGGATGCAGACACTCAGTACATGATTGAGCAGAGTCTGCTCGAGTGCACCAAGCAGCTAGAACACCAGGACAGACACCCAGAGGatgggggcaggtggggtgcTTTACAATCCTGCACTTTCAACTTTGGAGTTCCCTTGAAAATGTGGGGTTGGCCCCTTAAGCactgtgctgccttcgggtcacatgacccaaaggttcataacgaaccatcgttgtgtttacccaattttacccaatacaaaaacaaataaaaataattttcttttaaccattccaatgtggggggtctgagacagcccgacagttaaaagaaaatgcttcactttgtttttgtatgaggtaaatttgtcgcaatacgacggtgggtcacaatgactgatgggtcagaatgacccgaagataacacaagggttaagcactgTTCTCAAAGTAAAGTTTTGTGGACTATATCAAACCTCAAGTCTCTTGTCCTTGAAATAGATCTGTGATCTGAGTGCAATGTTTGATCTTTACGGTTTTCTGACACCCCTGTCATCATTTGAGGCCTGTGAGTGATTCAGCATTTATGTCATTCTCTACAGGGCTACTCGCAACACGACAGACAATGTCAAAGTATTGGATGCCATCAGGAAAGGTGAGTTCTGGAGTATGTATAACCAATCTGAGAAGGTAGACACAAGCTATGAAAACTGCAGACTGTGACAACACTAAACATCTATCCTATGGAAAGTGAACCATATTGCTAAACCTCTCCTATTACCCACATCTGATGAGTAATGGCAAAGAGTAATTAATTTGGATCCTTTTCATGGCCTGGTTTCCTGGTTCGGTGCCAGGTGATGAGGCTGCTCTCCGTgagctgtctgcctgccagagTGCCTTCTCTGAGACTGACAGCAGAGGCTGGATCCCTTTGCATGAGGCCGCCACTCAGAAAAACCAGACTATCCTGGAGGTCACCTTTGCAGGTCTGTTGCAAAACGTTGTAGTAACAGATTCCTGAACTGAACGGCTGTACACAATAGACTacagtgcgggggggggggggggggggaggggaagcttcAGCCATTCTTAACCTAGACTCCAGCTAGAAATCCAACTATAGATCTCCTGGAATGGTAAAGAATGACCAAACATATTGGGTGTTCCCCTCAGCGTCCGGTCAGAGTGTGGGGCTGTGTCGGACCCTCCAGGGGAAGACCGCCCTTCACCTGGCGGTGGAGCACGGCCTCTTAGAGAACGCCGCCTTTCTTCTACAGAGCGGATGCAGCTCGGACTGTCAAGATGATGAAGAGGATTCACCTCTGGTCATAGGTGCGCTTTCTATCTATCTTTATACTATGGTCCACAAGGATGGAGTTTCAACCCAGGTTGCACATGTTGAAGGTCTATCACCACAAGAGGAACATGTTATCCTTATTAGCATTTTGAACTAAAAGTAAATTTCAAGCTGTTTTTTTGGAGGCCAGAAAAAGGGCGCTGCAGTAAAGAAAACGAGATGTACAAACTTTGAAAGAAAGTATAATTCTGTCGATATTATATACAGAAGAAAAAGGGATTTCTTTCAATATGCACACATCCAGTACTGGTCTTTAACTGGACCATAATTACTTAGATAGTTAATATTTCAAAAGCCTATCTAAAGCCTTTATGAGACTAACCAGATACACTGCTGTTACATTAGCCATCAGAAACAACCGTGAAGACCTGGCCAAACTCCTGCTATGCTCTGGCTGCCATGTCAACCAGGAGGGAAACCACCGCAGGACCCCCCTCCACGAGGCCGCTCGTCTGGGGCTCTTGAGCCTCGTGAAGCTGCTCCTGAAGGCTGGAGCTGAGCCGGACGCCCGCAGCGCCTACGGTCTCAGCCCTCTGGCGCTGGCTGCTCAGAACGGACACCTGGATGTGGTCCAAGCCCTGATCCACAAAGGTAGTCTGGAGACGTCAACCTGTTATCTTACTGATGGGGAATGGTTCTGGGTTTTGAGCTCTACACAGGTGTCACTGACCTGCATGAAACTCATGAGACACATTACAGTGTTACCCTTCTCAGGTATTAGCCTTGGGACCGACCATGTGACGTGAGCTGCTGGGAATGTTGTGTCCACCAGGGGTCAATGTGCAGTCTCAGGCCCAGGACAGTGCTACTATCCTGTTTGAGGCTTCAGCCTCGGGAAACCCTGAGATCATCTCCCTTCTGTTGGAGCATGGAGCGGATGCCAACATACCCAAACACACCGGGCATCTACCCATCCACCGAGTGTCCCACCGTGGGCATCTAGAGTAGGTGGCACTGCCAGTGGGGCTGCACGCTCCCAGCAGGGAAAGAAACCACAGAGCAATCACTTTTGGAAAACAATAATGCTGTACACACAATTGAAGGGCTTCtccgacaccacacacacacatcttttgtAGCTTGGATTTCCACAATGATTGGTTCAAACAGACAAAGCTATGAAATGAGTGTTCACCATCCCTCTGCCTATAGAGCCCTTAAGCTCCTGATACCAGTCACCACCATGGAGGCTGTGGACGACAGCGGCATGAGCCCCCTCCACTCCGCGGCGGACGGTGGCCACACGCCCTGTCTGCAGGCCCTCCTGGATGCAGGGTTCGACCCCAACGACATGCTGCACCCCTGGGTGCGCCGCAACTACGACGACCAGCGCAAGTCAGCTCTGTTCTTTGCCGTGTCCAATAACGACGTGTCGTCTGTCAGAATGCTGCTAGAGGCCGGGGCCATGCCCAACCAGGACCCTGTGAAGTGCCtccaggtgaggagaggggggtggagggggaattAAGAGGTGAGCGATGGGAGCTGAAAAAGTGAaacaggggaaggagagaggagaaaatggCGGGAGAGATGCACAGTTTAGAGACTAGTGGGAGAAGGTAGGTGTGGGAATTTATGTTTGTTAATGACAACCAAATGTTCCGCATTTAGTTGTTCTGTTCAAATTGCCCCCCAGGTGGCCCTTCGTCATGGCAACTATGAGCTGATGAACCTGCTGCTGAGGTTTGGCGCCAACGTCAACTACTTCTCCCGGATAAACACCACACACTTCCCTTCTGCTCTGCAGTATGCTCTGAAGGACGACATAATCCTGCGCATGCTTTGTAACTATGGTTACGACGTCCAGAGATGCTTCGACTGCCCGTACGGCGAGGCGTCTCACGTGCCTGACGACTACGAGGGCTGGAGCAACACGGTCATCAAGGATACCATGGTAATCCCGCATCTGAAAAGGTGCAGGCAAAACAATGCACAAGCCTATTGCCCAAAGGGTCACTCCAATAAAAAAATTGAATTTCTAAGAACTCAATTCTACTGAAGCACAATGGGTG
The window above is part of the Osmerus mordax isolate fOsmMor3 chromosome 1, fOsmMor3.pri, whole genome shotgun sequence genome. Proteins encoded here:
- the rps23 gene encoding 40S ribosomal protein S23 encodes the protein MGKCRGLRTARKLRNHRREQKWHDKQYKKAHLGTALKANPFGGASHAKGIVLEKVGVEAKQPNSAIRKCVRVQLIKNGKKITAFVPNDGCLNFIEENDEVLVAGFGRKGHAVGDIPGVRFKVVKVANVSLLALYKGKKERPRS
- the asb14a gene encoding dynein axonemal heavy chain 12, producing the protein MDFDLLETDGDEDADTQYMIEQSLLECTKQLEHQDRHPEDGGRATRNTTDNVKVLDAIRKGDEAALRELSACQSAFSETDSRGWIPLHEAATQKNQTILEVTFAASGQSVGLCRTLQGKTALHLAVEHGLLENAAFLLQSGCSSDCQDDEEDSPLVIAIRNNREDLAKLLLCSGCHVNQEGNHRRTPLHEAARLGLLSLVKLLLKAGAEPDARSAYGLSPLALAAQNGHLDVVQALIHKGVNVQSQAQDSATILFEASASGNPEIISLLLEHGADANIPKHTGHLPIHRVSHRGHLEALKLLIPVTTMEAVDDSGMSPLHSAADGGHTPCLQALLDAGFDPNDMLHPWVRRNYDDQRKSALFFAVSNNDVSSVRMLLEAGAMPNQDPVKCLQVALRHGNYELMNLLLRFGANVNYFSRINTTHFPSALQYALKDDIILRMLCNYGYDVQRCFDCPYGEASHVPDDYEGWSNTVIKDTMFCEVITVYWLKDISGHMVRIMLDYVSHVTFCSKLKAALMEQKQWPEICKIQENVRCLQHLCRLKIRSCVGRLRLRAPVFMSFLSLPNRLKDYILFQEYDLYSQSQGSKAGNRWPTD